The Amycolatopsis coloradensis sequence ATCTCTCTGATGGTGGCGGGGATCAGCGACGGGTCCTCGCGCAGTTCCCGGACCAGTTCGGGCCTGTGCAGCAGGCTGAACAGGATGTTGCCGATCAGCCGGACGGCGGGCTCGTGCCCGGTGAGCAGCAGCGACGACGCCATCGAGATCAGTTCATGGCCGTCGAGTTTGTCGTCTCCGGTGTCCTTGATCAGGGCGCTCAGGAGATCGTCCTGCGGATCGTCGCGCTTGCGGGCGATGAGCCTGGCGAAGTACTTGGTGATCGAGACGAACAGGTCGTTGTCCGCCTGCCCCGGCACGGTGACGGTGAAGAACGTGTCCGCCCACCCTTGGAAGGTGTCCCGGTCGGCAGCGGGTATGCCGAGCAGATCGCAGATCGTGGCGGTGGTCAGACCGCCGGCGAACTCGGTGACCAGATCGAAGGTTTCGTGCCGCACCATGGTCTCGCGCAGTTCCCGGGCGGCCTTCTCGATGCCCGGCCGCATCGCCTCGACGCGGCGCTTCGTGAACGGACGGGCCACGAGCTTGCGCAGCCGGGTGTGGTTCGGCGGGTCGTTGCTGGCCAGATCCTTCGACCAGAGCTGGGACGTTTCCGTCCCGGGCTGCCAGCCCGCGGGCAGACCGACCGCGGTCGGATCCTTCACCAGCCGAGGGTCGGTGAGCGCGGCGGCCCCCTCCGCGTGCCGGGTGATCAGCCAGATCGGGGCCGCGCCGGGCGGTTCGCACCGGTGCACCGGCCCGCTCTCCCGCAGTTCGCCGAGCAGGTCGAACGGATTCGCCGCGAACTCCGGTGTCCTGAGCTTGCTGTGCAAAGAGGTGTCGACGGGGCACCGTCGCTCTTGGACGGTGTGGGCGGTCGAAAGGTCATCCACCGAAGTTCCTCCGCTAATCCCGCTGGCTTCGTTGGGGGGTCGAGAGAAGCATCTCGACCACGAGGTTCACGGTCGGGTACTTCCACAGCGTGTCGACGCCAAGCACGATCCCGAATTCGTCCTCGAGGTCGACGGCGAGGGCGACCGCGCTCACCGAATCCAAGCCGTACTGGGACAGCGGCGTGTCGGCGTCGATCTCGGCGTCGTCCAACTTCGCGTACTTGGCGGCCCGGGAGACCAGCCACTCACGCAGCTTTTCTTCGTCGATCTGCTGCAGACCGTTCTGCTCGATGCTCATTTCCTGCTCTCCTGTCCTCGAGTTCAGCGGGTGTACTGATAGACCGGCTGCAGCGAGCCGGCCAGATAGCGTTCGCGCATTTCGACGCGTTTCACCTTCCCGCTGGTGGTCCGCTGTACGCCGCCCGGGCGGAGGAACGACACCCCGGCGACCTGGGCACCGAACTCGCGAGCCACCAGGTGCACGACCTTCTGCGCCAGTTCCGCCAGGTGTTCGGCCGATGCTTCGCGGACCTCGTGCGTGATGACGACCCGGTCCGGTTCGTCCTCGGGTCCAGGAAGGCGGAAGGCCGCGGTGATCCCCGGCAGTTCCGGGAATTCCGCCCGCAAGGCGGACTCGATGTCCTGCGGGTAGATCTTCAGCCCCCGCACGACGATGACCTCCTTGATCCGCCCGGTCACATAAAGCTCACCGTCGTGGCGGAACCCGAGATCGCCGGTCCGGAGATACGGTCCGTCGCCCTGGGCCGTGGTCGCGTGGAACAACTGCCTGGTCTGTTCGTCCTTGCCCCAGTACCCCTTGGCGACGCTGCGTCCGCGCAGCCAGATCTCACCGACCTGGTCCTCGCCGAGAGGCTCCAGAGTGTCCGGATCGACGAGTTCCAGATCGATCTCGTGCGGGAACCCGCAGCTGATGATCTGCTTGCCGGTCTCGGGCGGATCCGCGACCTCGAAGGCCCCGCCGTCGAGCGCGTTCCGGTCCGCGTCGAGGACCCGCAGGGTGGACGAACGACGGCTCGCCACGATCAGCGTGGCCTCCGCCAGGCCGTAAGCCGGGCACATTTCGGCCTTGAACCCGGCGGGGGCGAACTTGTCCGCGAAGCCGCGCATGGTGGACAGGTTGAGCCAGTCGGCACCATTGGTCGCCATCTTCCAGGTCGACAGGTCGAGCCGGGAGACCTCCTCGTCGGAGATCCGGTCGACACAAAGGCCGAAGGCGAAGTCGGGGGCCGCCGAAACCGTGGCGCGGTACCGGTCGATGGTGCGCAGCCAGGAATAGGGACGCCGGACGAAGGTGCCGGGATCGAGGAGATACGAGGTTCCACCGAACAACAGCGGGCTCAGCAGCTGGCCGATCAACCCCATGTCGTGGTAGA is a genomic window containing:
- a CDS encoding fatty acyl-AMP ligase, producing the protein MTGVTTAPGVARVFQERVREHGEREAVAFVRDPDDPDSTVSWSYRRLHDEASAVAAHLERLARPGDRILLTYPSGPHFAAAFLGCLYSGLIAVPAPLPVRSKQQKRRLTAIAEDAGVSVVLAHSGDRGVVLDWVSSEGLDDLVPVFTDTVDPAPAADFSARERGPDAAAFLQYTSGSTGDAKGVVLTHDNILTNSRILFEITDLPPEEIRLVCWLPLYHDMGLIGQLLSPLLFGGTSYLLDPGTFVRRPYSWLRTIDRYRATVSAAPDFAFGLCVDRISDEEVSRLDLSTWKMATNGADWLNLSTMRGFADKFAPAGFKAEMCPAYGLAEATLIVASRRSSTLRVLDADRNALDGGAFEVADPPETGKQIISCGFPHEIDLELVDPDTLEPLGEDQVGEIWLRGRSVAKGYWGKDEQTRQLFHATTAQGDGPYLRTGDLGFRHDGELYVTGRIKEVIVVRGLKIYPQDIESALRAEFPELPGITAAFRLPGPEDEPDRVVITHEVREASAEHLAELAQKVVHLVAREFGAQVAGVSFLRPGGVQRTTSGKVKRVEMRERYLAGSLQPVYQYTR
- a CDS encoding cytochrome P450: MDDLSTAHTVQERRCPVDTSLHSKLRTPEFAANPFDLLGELRESGPVHRCEPPGAAPIWLITRHAEGAAALTDPRLVKDPTAVGLPAGWQPGTETSQLWSKDLASNDPPNHTRLRKLVARPFTKRRVEAMRPGIEKAARELRETMVRHETFDLVTEFAGGLTTATICDLLGIPAADRDTFQGWADTFFTVTVPGQADNDLFVSITKYFARLIARKRDDPQDDLLSALIKDTGDDKLDGHELISMASSLLLTGHEPAVRLIGNILFSLLHRPELVRELREDPSLIPATIREIIRFDSPALTSLVRFAAEDIEMGDVVIRRGDAVLVSLLSANRDPAKFEQADEFLPARDTAGHLGFGLGIHFCIGAQLAQLEAEVAVRELLPLLPELSLAVPESELPYHPGLQMYGVQSLPVCLRRT
- a CDS encoding acyl carrier protein is translated as MSIEQNGLQQIDEEKLREWLVSRAAKYAKLDDAEIDADTPLSQYGLDSVSAVALAVDLEDEFGIVLGVDTLWKYPTVNLVVEMLLSTPQRSQRD